The DNA region GACGGCACGGCCACCAAGGAAGAACTGGAGCGCGTGAAGACGGTCGTGGAAAACCGCGTGAACGCCCTGGGCGTGGCGGAACCCACCGTGACCGTCGCGGGCGGCAAACGCGTGGTCGTGGAGATCCCGGGCGCGACCCCGCAGGTGCAGCAGCAGGCGCGCGAGATCATCCAGCGGCAGGCGCGGCTGGAATTCCGGATCGTGCAGCCCAACGCCCAGCCGGACCAGGAGACGCTGAACAAGAACCCCAACAGCCAGGGCTACGACCTGGCCGACCTGGGACCCGTGGAGGCGACTGGGGCCGTGATCGCGGACGCGCAGGCCGGCACCGACCAGCGCACCGGGCAGTGGCTGGTGTCCTTCCAGACGACTGGCGACAACAGCAAGACCTTCGGCGAGTTCACCCGCAAGAACATCGGGAAGCTCATGGCGATCGTGCTGGACGATCAGATCAAGTCCGTGGCGACCATCCAGTCGGCGCTGTACGGCGGCGGGCAGATCAGCGGCAGCTTCGGCGCGGACGAGGCCTCGCAGCTGGCCCTGGTGCTGCGTTCGGGCGCACTGCCCGTGAAGATCAAGACGGAAGCCGAGCGGGCCATCGGGCCGACGCTGGGTGCCGACGCGATCCGCAGCGGCGCGATCGCCAGCGCGATCGGCATGGGCCTGGTGTTCGTGGCGCTGTTCGCGTACTACGGCTTCTGGTTCGGGCTGGTGGGCGCGCTGGGCCTGCTGTTCTCGGCCGTGGCGATCCTGGGCATGCTGGGCGGTTTCGGCGCGACGCTGACGCTGCCGGGCATCGCGGGTCTGGTGCTGACCATCGGGTCGGCGGTGGACGGGAACGTGATCTCCTTCGAGCGCATCAAGGAGGAGATGGCCAAGGGCAAGGGCATCAAGAACGCCATCGGCGCCGGGTACGAGAGCTCGGCCTCCGCGATCATCGACGTGAACGCCGCCAGCCTGCTCTCGGCCCTGGCGCTGTACAACTACTCCAGCGGTCCGGTGCGCGGCTTCGCGGTCACCCTGATCATTGGTCTGATTCCCTCCACGTTCTCGAACATGGTGGTCGCCAAGTGGCTGATGCAGCGCCTCGCGCAGATCAAGCCGAACATGCGCGCGCCGCAGTGGATCAAGGAAACGCACTTCAACTTCATGAAGCCCGCCAAGTGGATCGCCGGGGTCTCCCTGCTGCTGGCGGTACTCGGCGCGGCGACCGTGTTTACCAAGGGCCTGAACTACGGCGTGGACTTCACGTCCGGCACGACCCTCTCCGCGCAGACGGCCGCCAGCGTCACCACCGATCAGGTGCGGGACGCGGTCACGTCGGCCGGCGTGGCGTCCGTGACCGGGCAGAGCACCACCATCCAGCGTGAACTGACGCCCACGCAGCAGGGCGTGAACTACACCGTGAAGACCCCGCAGCTCACCACCGAGGAAGCGAACAAGGTCACCGCGGCCATCCGCAAGCTGGAGGGCGGGGACGTGCGCGCCACCGAGACGGTCGGGCCGGCGGTCGGGAAGGAACTCACGCAGAACGCCACGTACGCCGCGCTGCTGGGCTTCGGGCTGATCCTGGTGTACATCGGCATCCGCTTCGACTTCATCATGGGCGTCGGCAGCATCCTGGCCGCGATTCACGACGTGGCGATCGCCATGGGTCTGTTCGCGCTGCTGAACCTGGAGTTCACCGTGTCCACCGTCGCCGCGCTGCTGACGCTGGTCGGTTACTCGCTGAACGACTCGATCATCGTGTCCGACCGCATCCGCGAGAACATGCGGACCATGCGCGGGCAGCCGTACCGCAAGATCGTGAACGCCGCGATCAACCAGACGCTGTCCCGCACGGTCATGACCTCGCTGACGGTGATGCTGCCGCTGCTGAGCCTGCTGATCATCGGCGGGCCGGTGCTGCGCGACTTCGCGTTCATCCTGGTGACGGGCATCCTGGTGGGCACGTACTCCAGCGTGTACATCGTGTCGCCGATGATCGTCTACTTCGAGGACTGGCGCACCAGCCGCCGGAAGGACGCGCCGGCCACGGCGCCCGCCCCGAAAGCCTGAGCCTCTCCTGTTCCCGTTCCGCCCCGGTGACCGCCGGGGCGGTTTTCAATTGCGCGACGCCCCCTGCCCCCGGACGAGTGACAGACAGG from Deinococcus ficus includes:
- the secD gene encoding protein translocase subunit SecD, which gives rise to MTYGNNRNKTTSGNRRPPARPTGSRGPNRWTGPLLLALTLLSLLFIWRPWQHQDSPWSLWDDKFQFITLGLDLKGGLRIELAPEDGTATKEELERVKTVVENRVNALGVAEPTVTVAGGKRVVVEIPGATPQVQQQAREIIQRQARLEFRIVQPNAQPDQETLNKNPNSQGYDLADLGPVEATGAVIADAQAGTDQRTGQWLVSFQTTGDNSKTFGEFTRKNIGKLMAIVLDDQIKSVATIQSALYGGGQISGSFGADEASQLALVLRSGALPVKIKTEAERAIGPTLGADAIRSGAIASAIGMGLVFVALFAYYGFWFGLVGALGLLFSAVAILGMLGGFGATLTLPGIAGLVLTIGSAVDGNVISFERIKEEMAKGKGIKNAIGAGYESSASAIIDVNAASLLSALALYNYSSGPVRGFAVTLIIGLIPSTFSNMVVAKWLMQRLAQIKPNMRAPQWIKETHFNFMKPAKWIAGVSLLLAVLGAATVFTKGLNYGVDFTSGTTLSAQTAASVTTDQVRDAVTSAGVASVTGQSTTIQRELTPTQQGVNYTVKTPQLTTEEANKVTAAIRKLEGGDVRATETVGPAVGKELTQNATYAALLGFGLILVYIGIRFDFIMGVGSILAAIHDVAIAMGLFALLNLEFTVSTVAALLTLVGYSLNDSIIVSDRIRENMRTMRGQPYRKIVNAAINQTLSRTVMTSLTVMLPLLSLLIIGGPVLRDFAFILVTGILVGTYSSVYIVSPMIVYFEDWRTSRRKDAPATAPAPKA